From Actinopolymorpha cephalotaxi, one genomic window encodes:
- a CDS encoding CHAT domain-containing protein, producing MPHTSRPAPNLADLAILQERAGAALLALANGGSRPSDALYERYLGLARMLVEQATCFEEESSGFFDLQTLALPLVQQLSVYADHKKAAGDRVAARQLSQEVDQIVASYLDQKVSAAVRRDRAMNAAGEGRFHDALVGLQDSAEVFAERGDVLETVRTELQLANVYEWLGDHDRALQTLDNAHQRVVPMLPQGPPSAAEVESALRRQVSEILTHGTNTREGEQLLALRHFAYEVVQAKGRNYRAVEDYDSAEKLFREARPFFIQMGLAVGVDYHLASIACARRDYADAHRLLRQIAPAFEDPQVRPRLGALRMLQSDVFLLGGSPDKALAAAESGFADQGTYPDLDLGWKLQWRRARALAALNRPVDALAAYGVAMTTADRLRRAPLGYRLDTTFLRDKLPMAQEAIDLACEQKKADDVAWFVELVKSRALSAAISIPRTPLARRSTAEMRFDEISRQVDAIAFARYAGSAPAGAIHERIRLLGERDILLEAIRIREPRWRTLSEPAEVDIGGVRALLGDRTVLVLFHRGSQVIAVAIDAHGSTAGVKQLSSATTEAISRFADNLRRRVPVEGLFDLTGECGVGLEDVLPSEVITRMIGTKMLIVVPHGVLHLIPWACLGIGPRRLFELAAVGILPNLACLPLLDAGADSDPAVALIGAADYSGLTLYKPLTDSALELAEVAAAHPGRVVSPTPTGPEATEEAFWQLAASCEDSYALLHFSGHGSLEATEPLASGLVLTDSTVDAAELLSHPLPFREVVLSACSTAWRPQATRGIELVGDDALGIPASFLEAGARFVLANVPPVRESVSRQFTVAWHRHRRSGLTPLQAYRAVQLDAYAADRTSVTYWAGTTAYGSR from the coding sequence ATGCCGCACACATCTCGACCGGCGCCGAATCTGGCCGACCTCGCGATCCTCCAAGAGCGCGCCGGCGCGGCGCTTCTCGCGCTAGCTAACGGTGGCTCACGCCCTTCGGACGCTCTCTACGAGCGGTATCTGGGACTGGCGCGCATGCTCGTGGAGCAGGCAACGTGCTTCGAAGAGGAGTCGTCAGGCTTCTTTGATCTCCAGACACTCGCCCTGCCCTTGGTGCAGCAGTTGTCGGTCTACGCCGACCACAAGAAGGCAGCGGGAGACCGAGTGGCCGCCCGGCAACTGAGCCAGGAGGTCGACCAGATCGTCGCCAGTTACCTCGACCAGAAAGTGAGCGCTGCGGTCCGACGTGACCGCGCGATGAACGCAGCAGGCGAAGGGCGCTTCCATGATGCCCTGGTCGGACTGCAGGACTCCGCCGAGGTGTTCGCCGAGAGGGGAGACGTTCTCGAGACAGTCAGGACGGAACTCCAACTGGCGAATGTGTATGAGTGGCTCGGTGACCACGACCGGGCGCTGCAAACGCTGGACAATGCGCACCAACGGGTGGTGCCGATGTTGCCGCAAGGCCCGCCGTCCGCTGCTGAGGTGGAGTCCGCGCTCCGCCGGCAGGTGTCAGAGATCCTAACGCATGGCACGAACACCCGCGAGGGTGAGCAACTCCTTGCGCTTCGCCATTTCGCTTACGAAGTAGTCCAGGCCAAGGGGCGTAATTACCGGGCTGTCGAAGATTACGACAGCGCGGAGAAGCTGTTCCGTGAAGCCCGGCCGTTCTTCATCCAGATGGGCCTGGCGGTTGGAGTTGACTACCACCTGGCGAGCATCGCCTGTGCCCGGCGGGATTATGCAGACGCCCACCGTCTGCTACGTCAGATCGCGCCTGCGTTCGAGGACCCGCAGGTCCGGCCACGCTTGGGTGCCTTGCGCATGCTCCAGTCTGATGTTTTCCTCCTCGGCGGAAGCCCGGACAAGGCACTGGCCGCAGCGGAGTCGGGTTTTGCGGACCAGGGCACGTACCCCGACCTTGACCTCGGGTGGAAACTGCAGTGGCGCCGCGCCCGCGCTCTGGCGGCGTTGAACCGGCCGGTGGACGCTCTCGCGGCGTATGGGGTGGCCATGACCACGGCCGACCGGCTCAGGAGGGCGCCCTTGGGTTACCGCTTGGACACCACATTCCTGCGGGACAAGCTCCCCATGGCACAGGAGGCCATCGACCTGGCGTGCGAGCAGAAGAAGGCGGACGACGTCGCCTGGTTCGTCGAACTGGTAAAGTCGCGCGCCCTGTCTGCGGCGATCAGCATTCCGCGCACTCCTCTCGCCCGGCGGAGTACGGCCGAGATGCGCTTCGACGAGATCTCACGTCAGGTCGACGCCATCGCCTTCGCCAGATACGCCGGGTCGGCTCCCGCGGGCGCCATCCATGAGCGTATAAGGCTGCTCGGCGAACGCGACATCCTGCTCGAAGCCATCCGCATCCGAGAGCCGCGCTGGCGCACACTGTCCGAACCCGCCGAGGTCGACATTGGCGGCGTGCGCGCCCTACTGGGCGACCGCACCGTGCTGGTTCTCTTCCACCGCGGGTCACAGGTCATCGCTGTCGCCATCGACGCGCATGGATCGACGGCAGGAGTGAAGCAGCTTTCGTCCGCCACCACTGAAGCCATATCTCGATTCGCGGACAATCTGCGTAGGCGTGTGCCGGTCGAGGGTCTCTTCGACCTCACGGGCGAGTGCGGAGTCGGCTTGGAGGATGTCCTCCCGTCGGAGGTCATAACACGAATGATCGGGACCAAGATGCTAATCGTCGTTCCACACGGCGTGCTGCACCTAATCCCGTGGGCTTGCCTGGGAATCGGTCCGCGCCGGCTCTTCGAGCTCGCCGCCGTTGGCATCCTTCCCAACTTGGCCTGCCTCCCGTTGCTGGATGCTGGCGCTGACTCGGATCCCGCCGTTGCGTTAATTGGAGCCGCGGACTACAGCGGACTGACTCTTTACAAGCCGCTTACCGATTCGGCGCTGGAGTTGGCTGAAGTCGCCGCTGCTCACCCGGGGCGAGTCGTGAGCCCAACCCCAACTGGCCCGGAGGCGACGGAGGAGGCGTTCTGGCAGCTCGCGGCCTCCTGCGAGGACAGCTACGCGCTTCTCCACTTCAGTGGTCACGGGTCGCTCGAGGCAACGGAACCTCTTGCGTCGGGCCTCGTCCTCACCGACTCGACGGTCGATGCGGCGGAGCTGCTTTCACATCCGCTTCCATTTCGGGAGGTTGTGCTCAGCGCCTGCAGCACTGCCTGGCGGCCGCAGGCGACGCGTGGCATAGAGCTGGTCGGTGACGATGCTCTTGGTATCCCTGCTTCCTTCCTGGAGGCCGGGGCTAGGTTCGTTCTGGCCAACGTCCCGCCGGTACGCGAGTCGGTCTCACGGCAGTTCACAGTCGCCTGGCACCGTCACCGCCGCTCAGGCCTTACCCCGCTGCAGGCGTATCGGGCCGTTCAGCTGGACGCCTATGCGGCGGACCGGACAAGTGTCACCTACTGGGCCGGCACTACCGCTTACGGCAGTCGGTAG
- a CDS encoding thiol-activated cytolysin family protein, which yields MTDRLSTDKGLGWGEQLISPNGQFALQFQTDGNLVLYQDPVASTRRAYWSTNTWWLPADQKPTRAVIQTDGHFVCYDAGNRARWASGTWGPAFHSPYIVLGDDGNLVIYANGTEPVWASGGPGGVGSIPPRGYVTEPGGLNGAVDQCGRLPAVVAGSADLAPPSSTTVDVSGVAYTITEQRRRLTSELVEQAFLQDIAAMGVWPGQVIQGRSLLNGDVAPIGPLQRVAGTLDVVTDLITNTSHGQSAQVAAPSSATVNEARRKILVDLNPVDSPGLLKAGVDKASTLREVGVKLGVTVKGSAFGVDANASLNSTYRQSTAVAVIRQVFYSVTFTPGGAGANGFWPSSVSWDQVAPFAGPGNPPVYIDSVQYGRLICVTAQGSFSSTEMTAALRAHYNAGISGSGSLDVRTKEVLESSQVKVYTIGVPGRANFQTLADPINELQTVYRSGLVFNASNLGAPISFTCRHIADNTIARVALAAEYLQPLSAVGGDISNRQFPVFDGPGGGLVDTGITVNPKDVVTVRTTGLIWSGVIFSQPHGPEGWPGHKADPAAPAPRETAYMFIIRFGNGQWIPAGPFWEAEVPAAQRGRLQLNINDNNPYNGDRNKRWTSTVSVRRANAAAAGVFI from the coding sequence TTGACTGATCGTCTATCTACTGACAAGGGTCTGGGCTGGGGCGAACAACTTATCTCGCCGAATGGCCAATTCGCTCTCCAGTTCCAGACCGACGGAAACCTCGTCCTCTACCAGGACCCCGTCGCTTCCACGCGCCGCGCGTACTGGTCCACAAACACCTGGTGGCTTCCAGCAGACCAGAAGCCCACCCGGGCGGTCATCCAGACCGATGGGCACTTCGTCTGCTACGACGCCGGCAATCGTGCCCGCTGGGCATCCGGAACCTGGGGACCAGCCTTCCACTCTCCGTACATCGTTCTCGGCGACGACGGCAACCTCGTCATCTACGCCAACGGGACCGAGCCTGTATGGGCATCGGGCGGGCCAGGTGGGGTCGGGAGTATCCCACCCCGTGGGTACGTCACCGAGCCCGGCGGACTCAATGGTGCGGTCGACCAATGTGGACGGCTCCCGGCGGTAGTAGCAGGCTCCGCTGATCTGGCTCCGCCGTCCAGCACCACCGTCGATGTCAGCGGTGTTGCCTACACCATCACCGAGCAACGGCGGCGGCTGACCAGCGAACTGGTGGAGCAGGCATTCCTGCAGGACATCGCGGCTATGGGCGTGTGGCCGGGTCAGGTGATCCAGGGCCGGTCACTACTCAATGGCGATGTCGCACCGATCGGGCCGCTACAGCGGGTCGCCGGCACGCTCGACGTGGTGACCGATCTGATTACCAACACGTCGCACGGCCAGAGCGCACAGGTTGCCGCGCCGTCGTCGGCCACCGTCAACGAGGCACGGCGGAAGATCCTCGTCGACCTCAACCCTGTCGACTCACCTGGACTACTCAAGGCGGGCGTCGATAAGGCGTCGACCCTTCGTGAGGTCGGCGTAAAGCTCGGGGTGACGGTCAAGGGCTCCGCCTTCGGCGTCGACGCCAACGCGTCGCTCAACTCCACCTATCGTCAGAGCACCGCTGTCGCCGTTATTCGCCAGGTCTTCTACTCGGTGACCTTCACCCCGGGAGGTGCTGGCGCTAACGGCTTCTGGCCTTCAAGCGTTTCGTGGGACCAGGTCGCGCCGTTCGCAGGTCCGGGCAATCCACCGGTCTATATCGACAGCGTTCAGTACGGACGATTGATATGTGTCACTGCACAGGGAAGCTTCTCCAGTACGGAGATGACCGCCGCACTCAGGGCCCATTACAACGCTGGCATCAGCGGGTCGGGTTCTCTCGACGTGCGGACGAAGGAAGTACTGGAGAGCTCACAGGTGAAGGTGTACACCATCGGCGTCCCAGGACGAGCGAACTTCCAGACCCTCGCCGATCCGATCAACGAGCTGCAGACTGTCTACCGCAGCGGACTGGTGTTCAACGCCAGTAACCTGGGAGCTCCGATCTCGTTCACCTGCAGACACATCGCCGACAACACCATCGCGCGAGTCGCCCTCGCCGCCGAGTACCTCCAGCCCTTGAGCGCCGTCGGCGGCGACATCTCAAACCGACAGTTCCCCGTCTTCGACGGCCCCGGCGGTGGACTGGTAGACACCGGGATCACTGTCAACCCCAAGGACGTCGTCACCGTCCGCACCACCGGCCTGATCTGGTCCGGCGTCATCTTCTCCCAACCCCACGGCCCCGAAGGATGGCCAGGGCACAAAGCCGATCCGGCCGCACCGGCTCCGAGGGAAACCGCGTACATGTTCATCATCCGCTTCGGCAATGGACAATGGATCCCCGCCGGCCCCTTCTGGGAGGCAGAGGTGCCCGCCGCGCAACGCGGCCGACTCCAGCTCAACATCAACGACAACAACCCCTACAACGGCGACCGCAACAAGAGATGGACCTCCACCGTAAGCGTGCGGCGAGCTAACGCAGCTGCAGCAGGAGTCTTCATCTAG
- a CDS encoding IS110 family transposase: MPGCGALTAAKIVGETAGVRRFRSKDAYARHNGTAPLPVWSSNRARHRLSRTGNRQLNAALHRIALTQARWHPEAKAMIARRVASGDSGREAMRILKRRLSDVVYGALQADEQTSTTQAAA; the protein is encoded by the coding sequence ATTCCCGGCTGCGGGGCACTGACCGCGGCCAAGATCGTGGGCGAGACCGCCGGTGTCAGGCGCTTCCGGTCCAAAGACGCCTACGCCCGCCACAACGGCACCGCGCCGCTACCGGTCTGGTCCTCCAACCGGGCCCGGCACCGGCTCTCGCGCACCGGCAACCGCCAACTCAACGCGGCACTCCACCGCATCGCCCTCACCCAAGCACGCTGGCATCCCGAAGCGAAAGCCATGATCGCCAGACGAGTCGCCTCCGGCGACAGTGGCCGGGAAGCCATGCGGATCCTCAAACGCCGCCTCTCCGACGTCGTCTACGGAGCGCTACAAGCAGACGAACAGACCAGCACTACCCAAGCCGCTGCTTGA
- a CDS encoding YoaK family protein → MPDDSTQSQMRISIVLLALTVTSAAVDAVTFLALGHAFATLVTGNVLLLGFAVVRGGPVLGPALAVTAFVVGVAAAHAVIVRVSTRGRRWFIAALAAETAVICSAGIYAAAVSGSQGLPAHAKPVVIVLLACAMGWRNRAMVDVDIPEMPTTVAQTTLVKTISDLLPFHSGTARASALTRARRAATILGMFTGAAAGTLLLRLGPGPTLLVVAGIEAAVTAIYARTPRLRPPAVAEPP, encoded by the coding sequence GTGCCCGACGACTCGACACAGAGCCAGATGCGCATCAGTATCGTGCTCTTAGCGTTGACAGTAACGTCCGCCGCCGTTGACGCGGTCACCTTTCTTGCGCTCGGGCACGCGTTTGCCACTCTGGTCACCGGGAACGTACTGCTGCTTGGTTTCGCCGTCGTACGGGGCGGGCCGGTCCTCGGCCCTGCCCTTGCCGTGACCGCCTTCGTGGTTGGGGTAGCCGCAGCCCACGCTGTCATCGTCAGAGTGAGCACTCGCGGGCGACGATGGTTCATCGCCGCACTGGCGGCCGAGACCGCCGTGATCTGCAGTGCCGGAATCTACGCCGCCGCCGTCAGCGGCTCTCAGGGCCTCCCGGCACATGCCAAGCCCGTCGTCATCGTGCTGCTTGCGTGCGCCATGGGATGGCGAAACCGCGCCATGGTCGACGTAGACATCCCCGAAATGCCTACCACCGTCGCGCAGACGACTCTGGTCAAGACGATCTCGGATCTTCTGCCATTCCACTCGGGGACAGCTCGCGCATCTGCATTGACTCGAGCGCGCCGGGCCGCAACTATCCTCGGCATGTTCACCGGCGCAGCGGCCGGCACGTTACTTCTCCGACTGGGCCCTGGGCCCACGTTACTCGTCGTCGCCGGAATCGAAGCCGCCGTGACGGCCATCTACGCCCGCACCCCTCGGCTACGGCCGCCCGCGGTCGCCGAGCCCCCATAG
- a CDS encoding glycosyltransferase family 39 protein yields the protein MNAARAFPDQARYAPMHQLLRYGLIVPMRMAQELFGYSEAAYLAVPMVAGIGLAVGVYGLSVLLFNRWVGLAAGALTVGNSLVFQDLTTPLPDLLATAILCWALVIVVAVRQRRRLVTCSPTRETGALLGIGLLLGWSYLTREFIVPTFGLVPLVLLGRVPVRRMLWIALPLAGVAIGEAVFNFAHVGDPLARLHASEVHGHAGPKATAAWQLANLGHPPLWYLGRLPVALASTPEGLALILCVVGTLLGALYSRKIAFLLAWTLLFYVPLVLLGGILDPWHPKLRINVGRYWTAIIPALVLGGVACAWLLIHNRAKVAPYLRHRTRLAGIVAGLALLAVVAVPVGIAQNARATGETDPFGRYAANGATELEQFRTWLTRKSSTVRVLRADPSTIRVLNVYLNPLFGRPSWNGRIAVMHKIADARRGQYVVIYSARSETCQSCMNDAQHIYGKPVKIPSTWRQVVAIHDRRIEVYQVG from the coding sequence ATGAACGCCGCCAGGGCTTTCCCGGACCAGGCTCGGTACGCGCCAATGCACCAGCTCCTGCGTTACGGTCTGATCGTTCCTATGCGGATGGCGCAGGAGCTCTTCGGCTACTCCGAGGCCGCGTACCTGGCTGTGCCTATGGTGGCCGGCATCGGGCTGGCTGTTGGTGTGTACGGGCTCAGTGTGCTGCTCTTCAACCGCTGGGTAGGTCTTGCAGCGGGAGCCCTCACGGTAGGCAACTCGCTTGTGTTTCAGGACCTGACGACACCACTGCCCGACCTGCTGGCAACAGCAATCCTGTGCTGGGCGCTGGTCATCGTCGTGGCCGTGCGGCAGCGTCGGCGGCTGGTCACGTGCTCGCCGACCCGGGAGACTGGGGCACTGCTGGGGATCGGACTGCTGCTCGGCTGGAGCTACCTCACCAGGGAGTTCATTGTCCCGACCTTTGGGCTGGTGCCGCTGGTGCTCCTCGGGCGGGTGCCGGTGCGTCGGATGCTGTGGATCGCGCTCCCGCTCGCGGGCGTCGCCATCGGCGAGGCGGTTTTCAACTTCGCACACGTGGGTGACCCGCTCGCCCGGCTGCATGCGTCGGAGGTGCACGGCCACGCCGGGCCGAAAGCCACCGCCGCCTGGCAGCTTGCCAACCTCGGGCACCCGCCCTTGTGGTATCTCGGACGTCTGCCGGTGGCCCTCGCTTCCACCCCCGAGGGCTTGGCCCTCATCCTGTGCGTCGTCGGAACACTGCTCGGCGCGCTGTACTCCCGGAAGATCGCGTTCTTGCTCGCCTGGACGCTACTGTTCTACGTCCCGCTGGTCCTGCTTGGCGGCATTCTGGACCCGTGGCACCCGAAACTGCGGATCAACGTGGGGAGATACTGGACCGCCATCATCCCCGCGCTCGTTCTCGGTGGCGTGGCCTGCGCCTGGCTACTCATCCACAACCGCGCCAAGGTCGCCCCCTACCTGCGCCACCGCACCCGGCTGGCCGGCATTGTGGCGGGCCTGGCCCTCCTCGCGGTCGTCGCCGTCCCCGTCGGCATCGCCCAGAACGCCCGGGCCACCGGCGAGACCGACCCGTTCGGCAGGTACGCCGCCAACGGAGCCACCGAACTCGAGCAGTTCCGAACCTGGCTGACCCGCAAGTCCTCCACCGTGCGGGTGCTCCGAGCCGACCCGAGCACGATCCGCGTCCTCAACGTCTACCTCAATCCATTGTTCGGCCGGCCGTCATGGAACGGCCGAATTGCCGTCATGCACAAGATCGCCGACGCCAGGCGCGGTCAGTACGTCGTGATCTACAGCGCGAGGAGCGAAACCTGCCAAAGCTGCATGAACGACGCCCAACACATCTACGGCAAGCCGGTCAAAATACCGTCCACGTGGCGGCAGGTGGTCGCCATCCACGACCGCCGCATCGAGGTTTACCAGGTCGGCTGA
- the istB gene encoding IS21-like element helper ATPase IstB — MTTTATLRLSAAPADGLPSMIAYLTRVLKTPTIGAFWEELADQARDENWSHEEYLAALLQRQVADRESKGSIMRIRTAHFPAVKTLEDFNLDHLPSLRRDLLAHLATGTFVAKAENVILLGPPGLGKTHLAIGLGVKAAHAGYSVLFDTASNWITRLAAAHHAGRLEAELKKIRRYKLIIIDEVGYIPFDQDAANLFFQLIASRYEQGSVLVTSNLPFGRWGETFSDDVVAAAMIDRLVHHAEVLTLTGDSYRTRQRRDLLAKENRTNRR; from the coding sequence GTGACCACCACTGCGACTCTGCGCCTGTCTGCCGCACCGGCGGACGGGTTGCCGTCGATGATCGCCTACCTGACCCGGGTCCTGAAGACCCCGACGATCGGCGCGTTCTGGGAAGAACTCGCCGACCAGGCCCGCGACGAGAACTGGTCACACGAGGAGTACCTGGCCGCCCTACTGCAGCGTCAGGTCGCCGACCGGGAGTCCAAGGGCTCCATCATGCGGATCCGCACCGCCCACTTCCCGGCCGTGAAGACCCTGGAGGACTTCAACCTCGACCACCTGCCCTCGCTGCGCAGGGACCTGCTCGCCCACCTGGCCACCGGCACCTTCGTCGCCAAGGCCGAGAACGTGATCCTGCTCGGGCCACCCGGACTCGGCAAGACCCACCTGGCGATCGGGCTCGGTGTCAAGGCCGCCCATGCCGGCTACTCCGTCTTGTTCGACACCGCCAGCAACTGGATCACCCGGCTCGCCGCTGCCCACCACGCCGGGCGGCTCGAGGCCGAGCTGAAGAAGATCCGCCGCTACAAGCTGATCATCATCGACGAAGTTGGCTACATCCCCTTCGACCAGGACGCGGCGAACCTGTTCTTCCAGCTCATCGCCTCACGCTACGAACAAGGCTCGGTCCTGGTCACCTCGAACCTGCCGTTCGGACGGTGGGGTGAGACGTTCTCCGACGACGTAGTGGCCGCAGCCATGATCGACCGGCTCGTCCACCACGCCGAAGTCCTCACCCTCACCGGCGACTCCTACCGCACCCGCCAACGCCGCGATCTCCTCGCCAAAGAGAACCGCACCAACCGCCGCTGA
- a CDS encoding glucosidase family protein — MNGQPLRQGGMSRRGVLGLAGGSIAATALMALGWDAAPANAATSAGDGVSESGQPVRAGALADAGPSQPRWISRSQSRIVVNPYDVLSSASPVEQSNRQDVPLNAAYYAHDTATRLDDLLMLNVRPGGAAPEYSEAEVGFVDGCETTGEWSGTGVTLSSSRGQLAITATEADAYASRLVSVDLDTYPLLRISVPKLVGQWALRATDASGTVVVLRPAGSDPGVHFYDVPKLTGWSGKVSLRIDILLTGSDASMSVDELRIQSRSTVLSAFEDDFSAGLDPGWAPSSAVRAAVEDGSLNLTVPNTTGTWYGFVNRTFAVDLDRFPILKVKVDSVGKYWAIKVNNGGTDIIVQNNTTQLGVFTFDLPKITGLRGVQSLSIRLFVNGYQTTASFDSVILQERTVPWLLGAAQLDTTWYPHQLPFKAGYPGGGQVVGTDTFSGVDGLSRSFVVSGLPASETLQISGQYFGTPSYDTRSRTLTFTQPDFSYTVALPAQTSTPVFYADRDTWSCGGPTLTGKPSTVNGYWSVGLTSRSGPSQNVRIGCGFAVSAEAAGTSRARATTARAADPTELVASNERAFDRLLAAAPRPVDFTIRSVDADGVGAAQVRAMYYRAWAFLASSVLPPQPEITQPHPILATGKAALYLHGAPGARAAASWDSNIGTQFLAYVDPDAAWGSLEGILSLVEADGLLPGEFLPAREAQTAWVLSCLTGDDQRLRAIYPALKRLLVYKQDHPKYSGNKNPNDKDLPFVAHALIDTDFAVEIATRLGLDDDVSFWKTRYDALNAKMMSWFWSSPTAQPPQVVDPVAGTSYPGNVMSVTDALHVRTVDDTHASGLVAEFEGLYDRAKPLAGFGLGTNDVRYGITSHTIYGLLDHHEPERATVLSNAILRDATRTDMFAERYQWEDSGVFPAGQRPSLFGVADVIDAVWMNNGYRMDAGRPGFVMLPQSNGGVDNLRFQGRRLDVRVSSDTGEVRLDGSLVRDDMRCRTFHLSVGQTVLLPDSCLTLPPD, encoded by the coding sequence GTGAACGGACAACCGTTGCGTCAGGGCGGTATGAGTCGCCGAGGGGTCCTCGGCTTGGCCGGAGGGTCGATCGCCGCGACGGCGCTGATGGCCCTGGGCTGGGATGCCGCGCCTGCGAATGCGGCGACGTCGGCAGGCGACGGAGTGTCGGAGTCGGGCCAGCCGGTTCGCGCGGGGGCGCTGGCCGACGCCGGCCCGAGTCAGCCGAGGTGGATCAGTCGGTCGCAGAGCCGGATCGTCGTCAACCCGTACGACGTGCTGTCCTCTGCGTCACCGGTGGAACAGAGCAACCGTCAGGACGTGCCGTTGAACGCGGCGTACTACGCGCACGACACGGCGACGCGCCTGGACGACCTGCTGATGCTCAACGTGCGGCCGGGCGGTGCTGCGCCGGAGTACTCCGAAGCAGAGGTTGGGTTCGTCGACGGATGTGAGACGACGGGGGAGTGGTCGGGCACTGGCGTGACGCTGTCCAGCTCACGTGGACAACTTGCGATCACCGCGACGGAGGCGGATGCTTACGCGAGCCGGCTGGTGTCGGTCGACCTCGACACGTACCCGCTGTTACGCATCAGCGTGCCGAAGCTCGTCGGGCAGTGGGCACTGCGGGCCACCGACGCGTCCGGAACAGTCGTGGTGCTGCGTCCGGCCGGATCGGATCCAGGAGTGCACTTCTACGACGTGCCGAAGCTGACCGGCTGGTCGGGCAAGGTCAGCTTGCGGATCGACATCCTGCTCACCGGGTCGGACGCTTCGATGTCGGTGGACGAGCTACGCATCCAGTCGCGGTCGACGGTTCTGAGTGCGTTCGAGGACGACTTCAGCGCGGGGCTCGACCCGGGATGGGCGCCAAGCTCAGCCGTGCGAGCCGCTGTCGAAGACGGAAGCCTGAACCTGACCGTCCCGAACACGACCGGTACCTGGTACGGATTCGTGAACCGCACGTTCGCCGTCGACCTCGACCGGTTCCCGATCCTCAAGGTCAAGGTCGACAGCGTCGGGAAGTACTGGGCGATCAAAGTCAACAACGGCGGCACCGACATCATCGTTCAGAACAACACCACGCAGTTGGGGGTCTTCACCTTCGACCTGCCGAAGATTACCGGACTGAGGGGCGTGCAGTCGCTGTCGATCCGGCTGTTCGTCAACGGCTACCAGACCACGGCGAGCTTCGACTCGGTGATACTGCAGGAACGCACCGTGCCATGGCTGCTGGGAGCGGCACAGCTCGACACCACGTGGTACCCACACCAGTTGCCGTTCAAAGCCGGCTATCCGGGCGGCGGTCAGGTCGTCGGCACTGACACCTTCTCAGGCGTGGACGGGTTGTCGCGCAGCTTCGTGGTCTCGGGGCTGCCTGCGTCCGAGACACTTCAGATCTCGGGCCAGTACTTCGGCACGCCGTCGTACGACACCAGGTCGCGCACACTGACCTTCACACAGCCCGACTTCAGCTACACGGTGGCGCTGCCGGCCCAGACTTCGACGCCGGTGTTCTACGCGGACCGTGACACCTGGTCGTGCGGCGGGCCCACCCTGACTGGGAAGCCGTCAACGGTGAACGGCTACTGGTCCGTAGGACTTACGTCGCGGAGCGGTCCCTCGCAGAACGTCCGGATCGGGTGCGGTTTCGCGGTGAGCGCAGAAGCAGCAGGTACCAGCCGAGCGCGGGCAACCACCGCTCGAGCGGCGGATCCCACCGAACTCGTCGCATCGAACGAGCGGGCGTTCGACCGCCTGCTCGCCGCAGCACCGCGGCCGGTCGACTTCACGATCCGGTCTGTCGATGCGGACGGTGTTGGCGCGGCGCAGGTGCGTGCGATGTACTACCGAGCGTGGGCCTTCCTGGCCAGCTCGGTGCTTCCACCACAGCCCGAGATCACCCAGCCACATCCGATCCTGGCCACGGGGAAAGCGGCGCTGTACCTGCATGGCGCACCCGGTGCCCGGGCGGCTGCTTCGTGGGACTCCAACATCGGGACGCAGTTCCTCGCCTACGTCGATCCGGACGCGGCCTGGGGTTCGCTGGAAGGAATCCTCAGCCTCGTCGAAGCTGACGGTTTGCTGCCTGGTGAGTTCCTACCGGCCCGCGAGGCGCAGACGGCATGGGTGCTCTCCTGCCTGACCGGTGACGACCAGCGGCTCCGTGCGATCTACCCGGCCCTGAAGCGGCTGCTGGTCTACAAGCAGGACCACCCGAAGTACAGCGGCAACAAGAACCCGAACGACAAGGACCTCCCGTTCGTGGCCCACGCATTGATCGACACCGACTTCGCGGTCGAGATCGCCACACGGCTGGGGCTCGACGACGACGTCTCCTTCTGGAAGACCCGCTACGACGCCCTGAACGCGAAGATGATGTCGTGGTTCTGGTCTTCGCCGACCGCACAGCCACCCCAGGTCGTCGACCCGGTCGCGGGCACCAGCTATCCCGGGAACGTCATGTCCGTTACGGACGCCCTGCACGTCCGTACGGTCGACGACACCCACGCGAGTGGCCTGGTCGCGGAGTTCGAAGGCCTCTATGACCGGGCAAAGCCGCTTGCCGGCTTCGGGCTGGGCACCAACGACGTTCGATACGGGATCACCAGTCACACGATCTACGGACTGCTCGACCACCATGAGCCGGAACGGGCGACGGTCCTGTCGAACGCGATCTTACGCGACGCGACGCGTACCGACATGTTCGCCGAGCGCTACCAGTGGGAGGACAGCGGCGTCTTCCCGGCCGGTCAGCGACCGAGCCTGTTCGGCGTGGCCGACGTCATCGACGCCGTCTGGATGAACAACGGCTACCGGATGGACGCCGGACGACCCGGATTCGTGATGCTTCCACAGAGCAATGGGGGCGTGGACAACCTGCGTTTCCAGGGCCGACGACTGGACGTCCGAGTCAGCAGCGACACCGGCGAGGTGCGCCTGGACGGATCGCTGGTCAGGGACGACATGCGTTGCCGTACGTTCCATCTTTCGGTCGGCCAGACCGTGCTGCTACCCGACTCTTGCCTGACCTTGCCGCCCGACTGA